One Antennarius striatus isolate MH-2024 chromosome 9, ASM4005453v1, whole genome shotgun sequence genomic window, GGTCCACATCCTCTGAAGGCTGCTCAGGTAGAAGATCAGCAACGTCTGTTTGAATGGACTGATTCCCTGACTCAAGATCTTTACTGGTAGATGTGTCAACTTCAAGTTCAACCTTCTCCTTTACAACCTGACTGGACTGCTCTTCATGACTGTCTGGTTCCTGTTTAGATGCTTTTGGCCTCTCAAGTTCAACATCTGCTTGACAAACAGTTGTTTCGTCTTTCTTCTCAATTTCCTGTTCCAAATCCAACTCCATTTCTTCTTTTACCTCCTCAGCCTGAGGCTGGTGATGACTCAagtttatttcagtttcttcctgtttctcctctTCCACCGACTCGTCAATTGTTTCTTTCATTGGGTCAGTagcttcactctctgcttctgTCTTCAGCTGTTTGCTGTCTGGAAGCCCTACAGGTGAGGATTCCTCATCTTCGtcatcgtcctcctcctcttcttcttccttgccATCAGATGCTTTGCTTGCATCAGACAGCGCACTGTCCAGACTGTTTTCACTGATGATTTTAAGGCGGCGGTACACAGCAGGCTTTGTGGCATCACCATCCAGCTCTGGTCCCAGTTTGGTGGAGGAACCATCAGGAGTGTTGAGGGGTGTTTGAGCACGAGACGTGTTCTCACTGGAGTAGCCATCCATTTCAGCAGGATGAGGGATAGTCTTTGTCTGGGCCCATCGCTTAATGAAGGTTAGGACTCGGCTTTCCTCCAACATGTTCTTCGTTGAGATGGGTAGCACAGCCAAGGTCTTCATAATCTGTAAACAGAATAATTGACGCTAAACTTAAAAACTTAAAGTTATTTTACTGGGATGGGAAATATTTACAGTTGTTTAAAGCAAAGTTTGCAAAATATATTACCTCTAACTGTAATTTGATATTATTGGAATTACTGCCTTTGGCTTCAGAAATCTCAACCATGAAGATCCACAGTAAAGACAGTCCATGGTGGTCCAAGAACTGCTTCAGACATGAAGAATTTTGAGTATCCTGCACAACAGAAACATATGTTATGTGCTTcaaatgatattaaaaaatatcaacagcaaaaaaaagtgaTCAACCACACAGATCATACTTTTATGAGCTTGAGGCAAATGAGTTTCTGCTCCATAGTTTCTACTCGGACCATTAATCTGCAGAGAGACACGACCTGCTTCTCGTCATACAGGCCTTCTCCATTCTCCAGTAAtgcctccagctcctcatcaACCTACAGAAGGACAAGGTGATGTCAATGacacatttctcttttggcAGAACTGTCAAACCCTGTATTGTAATGCCTATGTTAGAGCCAACATCACTACAgctataaaacaaaattaaaaactggaCCATGgcaatttaatttactgtggTCATACGCATTATGTGGAAGTACAAGCCCACATTATTGCCTGACATAGGAAAAACAGTGACACAGCACAATTTTAAAAAGGCTCTAAGCACTGACCGTGGTGAGAGCACTCTTTCGACTGCGGTCTTTCTTCATTTTCCCTCCGGCAGCCCGAACACTAACTCTATTCTCTCCACCCAGGAAGCCTCTGCAGCTGGGTGCTCCACAAAAGCATTTCTGTGCTTCTTTTCTGTGGAAAAGGTTAGACAATGGTGAAATCACACTTGATAAATAATCAGAACTATATGTCTATATGTGTCTAGTGTTAACAACTTTCACACAAAACATCACAATATAAGTAAATAGATGCAGGAAAGAGGAAGGAACCGTACCCATATCTCTGGAACTGATAATCAAACGTCAGTTCAGTTCCGGCAGTAACAGGTTTGGTGGTGAAGAACCCAACTCTAAGCTGGCCATTGACAGTCCACTGATGAAGAATGAAAATCATCTTCGGGTTATTCAGCtttcagaaatataaccttaataataatatgaaaggtcttttttttccccacttaccttttgtgtctcacagttGGGTTCACAGCTGTGGTTCATAAACCGAGAGCAATTACCCTTCAGTGTTGCATCGATGATCTGACAAGACGATGCAAAGTTAAATCTTTATGTCTGCCACTTCATCTGAGTAATTAAACCGGATACATACTGTGAAATTATTGTTTACCTCATTATTTTTTAGAGCCATGAAGTAGTAGTGGATGTTCTTGTTACGAGCATATTCTTTCACCCTTATTTTGAACTCCTTGTGATCTAGTACCTCCCCGCAGTATTCCAGTACGAAGGTGTTTCTGAAgtagcaataaaaaaacaattacatttggaaacaaggtagtcagagaccgcaacatcccgagacacccctgaattcaacattttaccctgccCTACACATTTGTGTGACTCtggctttctgaaaatgtttctttttgttttgtgattaaacctcatcaggtttcagagatgtctacctaaaaaggtatacagtgtgcGGTCATTCCTCGCAGTTAAttcgttccaggaaccacacgcaattgacgaattccgcgatagagcgacaaactactTACCTTATTACTTATCtgtatttatggtaatttaaacgtttatgaaccctccacatactgatattaaaccacctcctatctgtattaccttttcccacactctgatagactgttgtgtctcacggaagtccgacactgacggaacggagcgcacttctggatgccgtcagccaatagaatgcgcgtacggtatcacgtgactgccttccaaaaatccacaatgagtagaaaatttgaaatttgaccttgacctagttttctcaaggtcaaggtcatcatctcattttcatcccctttgccgcccgagtaatgtgctttttctttcatctttctatctgcaatggttgtgaagacatttggtggacggacggacgaacacacactgacaattacaatatttattataaatatttatatttaatataaatattaaattttagtTTCAAGTTAGAATGCAGAATGCAGAAGAAAATCAGGATGAAATAAAGGCTACCACTATAAAGACATGAAAACATAGATTTTGTATTTATGCTAAATGCTCCTAAATATTTGAAAGTGCTGTATTGGAAGCGTCACAGAAGCTTACGGAGCCAAGTCTTTTGCGGCACGTAGTCCCCAACCCTTGTCTTCTGTAAGGATAACGTCAAAGTCTGCATGCTGTTTCATCTGGAAGCGTCGGTTAGAGCAGTAAACTCCGTTTAGGCACCGCGATGAGCTTCAAACACAAAAGGGTTGTAGTCATGAATCTAATCAAAAGTATGTAGAGTGgcctaaaaatgtttgttttcatatgttaaAAAATTTATTGTTACAAGCTTAAATTCACAATGTTGAACTTGCCAAATTGTCAAGAAAGACTTATTGATCTTAAAAAATTCTGGCCAGAAGCCAACCTTTAACAATATTTAAACCGAATTTTTCTATTCAACAAAATGCatgtatgtaaaatatattaaaaaatgcaataaacaaGTTTCTATTTCCAGATTTTTCTTACCATACCAGTTGtaaagcatttcatttaaaaaaaacaaaaacaatgagtaATTCACTCACCACTCAATCATCAAAAGCCGGTTCAGACAGTCTTCTCCACAAGCTAACGCTCCCCTGGACCGCTCCTCTCTGGGCAGCACTGGACACTCACACTGCATTCTCTTTATATCTCTATGAGATTTGCTCTTCTttctacaaaaatatgaaccctATTAAACTCATGTGTGAAAGTGTTTTACAATGCTGTTGTTTGTATACTATTTAGTCTCTGTAATCAGAATGGACAACACTTTACCTCTCAGTCAGGTATAGATTCTCCTCAATCAAGTCAAAGTAAGGGGGCATCTTTTTGGACTTGGCAAACTCTCTCCATTTATTGGCATCTCGAAAGTCTTGCAAAGTCAGAATTGGACGTTGCACCTCCACCTTGATATGACTTTCCTTTGAGACGTTATCGTCTTGCAAACGCTCACGCTTTTCTGCCGGCCCAGCTTCTGCCTCGTTGTCTGAATCTGACTCAATCTCTGGCCGTCTTTTCTTTGGAGGGCCCCGGCCCCTGTGGGGTCTGAAATTGACTTCTCTAGGGGGGTCAGGCACAAGAGAGCCCCTGCTGTTACTGCTTATTTCATGACCTTGTACAAAGCTTGAAGGTCCAGGATCACTGCATTCACTGGCTGTTTTACTAAGATTACATGGTTTGTCCCCACTGTAGTCATCATTAGTTAAGGAGTCTGGATGGATTTCACTTGAGAGATCCTGATAATGTTCATATACATGGAGGTAAGGATTTCTGCTTGTCTGAATGTTGGAGGGCCGGTGATTCCAGGAGGCATTTATCTGCATGAGTTCCTGTTCCCTGGGTGAAGTTCCTATCAGCTTAGTGTTCAGCAGATGAGGCCCATGACTGCTGTCGGGCTGTTGGTATGTACTACTGGGCTGTTCTGCTTGGGTAAAGTCCCACCCGAGGCCGAATCCATTCTTGTCAGTGATATTGTCAGCATTGGAGAAGTCACCTTGCTGGTAATAGGTGTACATCTCACCTCTGCTGTTAACAAAATGCTGCTTCTGAACTTGTTCACACTGGGAAGGAGCTGTGGCATTACAGAGGACACTGTTATGGCCAGTCATGTAAAGTTGGGAACTGATGGAGCTGGAGCCCTCTGAGTGACTTGTGCTATCAATCATGTTACTCTGAGACTGACACAACATATTACTAGAGGAGTCATTTCCACTTGCATATAGAACATTAGTCTCCATATATGCAGTGGAGAGACACCCCTCACCGTTGGCATTCGGCAGATCTGGACCATTCATTGGAGTGCATGGTGACACTCCCTTATCTTGTGTCTCCATTGTAAGGGAAGAATTCTTTGGCACCACCACCACTGAGTGCAACCGCTTTATAGCCTCGCCACAATCAGAGTCGTATTCGGAGTTGTCGCTATCACTGGCCTCACTCTGTCCCACTAATGCATCCTGATTTACTGCAGTTCTCTTACTAAGTTTGTTTCTCTGAACTGTTTCCATAAATTTTCCTTCATGGTCATCGCCATTCCAACTCATCTTTTCAGAGTTGTTGACGTGTGGAGAGTTGTTTATGTGAAGAGACTTTTCTGTTTCCAGTTGTTCAGAAACACTCAGCTTTATATCACAGTGGTGATCGCTGGTGCTCTCTCTGAAAGGTTCCCTTTGGTCTCTGTATTCTTTTATCACAGGCATGCTATCTGAGCCAGCAACCCGATGAGAGATCTCAGTCTGTTTCAGCAGTTTGGAATGCGTTTCAATTAATCGTTGAATATTGTCTTTGTCAAAATTTTGTTGGCTTTTATCTTTAGCAAACTCAATTTTTTTGACAGAGATCACTCTTTTAACAGTGGGCTTACTGTCTCTGTCTACACTAACTGTCTTGTGTGAATTATCGTTATCTAAGTTATCCTGACCAACAATATCCCACCTGGACTTTTTGGTGGTACTGCTACTCGTTTTAACAGTATCTAATTTTTGCTTCTCTAGTGCTACTGGACTCTCAGATTCAAAAGATGATAAATCAGATTTAATTGGCGCGCTTGTGCCACACTGATTGTCAACTGTTGAATGCATTTCCTGCTCAACAACCTCTGGTTTACTTTTTTGTTGGACATCACTCATGACAGGTTTATCTGTTGGGGCAAGTAAGAATGTTGGCCCTGGTGAAAAGTCATCAACCTTCTTGTCTTGACCTATCATtgaattatcattattactactATATGAATTTAAGACAACTGCATTTGAATACAAATGTGTTTGGTTGTTACACAAAACACTTTCCTTCACATTGGTCAAGTTTTCCAGGGTGGCATTTAGATGCTTTAGGCTTTCACTTGAGGTTATATCTGAGCCATTGTCACTCTCAGCTTCAACGCATGACTTTGTTTCTATTAACTCAAAACAAGTTTCTTGTGAACTCTTATCAGCACATGATACCATCTGCTTAAAAGTCTGATCACcatgttcattttcattttgatggcAATCAGATTTTTCCTTTTCACTACGAGAACACAGCTCTGTTGTTCTGGAACAGGGTGGTGTTTTACCAGGGTTGTAAAATATGTCTTCTGATTGTCTATGACGCCCACTGTTTATCTCAGAAAATTTACAAGGACTTATTTGCTTAATTTCAGAcccatctgttttcttttggttATTTTTACAGTTGTCCTCTAAGGCAGAACTTTTGTCAGGCTCTTTTCTTTTATGATCTGCTTCAGAGTCACTAGAACtgtttttttggtgtttgtCATTTATCTGAGATTGTGAATGTATACTGGAAGAAGAGGATTTGCTATTGGCCTCAGACTTGTGATGGGAACTAGATTTACGGGAACACATTTCGAGGTCAGGTGAGCACTTTCTTTGCAAATCAGAGTCTAATGGCCGTTTAGATGCCCTGTCAGACTTGGACTGTTGTGTTCTTTTGTCCAACTCTGAGGAGCGAGGAGAATCTGCAGATTTAGAGGTTTTGTCAGATTTTGCGTAAAAGGATGATTTTGACTCTTTGTGTGAGCTTGAATAAGTGGATGATCTGCTGGAGTCACTTGTCCGCATCTTTGTCTTCCTGTAGTCATCCTCGGAGTCAGAACTATCCCGAGTTCTGTCAGTGCGAGAACGAGAATGTCTTCTTTCTCTGCGTGGAGAACTCCTATGAGATCTCCGATCAGAATCATGATAGTATGACCTTTCAGAGCGTGAACCTCTGTCTCCCCGTGACCTCTCTGATCTGGAGTGAGATGAACTTGTTCGAGATCCTCTTGATCGTGACCGTGATCTCGATCTGGTCCTTCTGCGATCTTTGTCTGATCGAAATGAACGCAAAGATGCGTGTCGAGACTCACGGTCTGACTTGGAGTAACTAGAAGACCTTTCATGCTTCTCAAGCCGTTTTGAGcaacttttttccttttcctccacaTATGAACCAGAGGAAGACTTTTTCACTACTTTACTTCCGCTATCAgagtttgttttgcttttggaGTCAACTGATTTGTTACTGGAAGACATTTGAACTGAATCCCCATCAGATTCAGAGCCTGGGGGGGCACGTTCAGATTGTGACCTGGTTTTGCTTTTATATACCATCTTGTCATTCTCAGCACAGCTGGGactctctccatcttttcctgAGGAAGAAGCTGACTTCTTGGGACTTGTCTTTGTCTCAGGTACCTCATTGTGAGATATCTCAGAGGGGTGAACACTGGCAGCACTCTGAGGACAAGGTGCTGGGAATTCAGGTATGCTCTCACTTTTTGATTTCTGGAGATTATGCAAGTCAAAGGACTGTGGCTCCTCTGGCAAAACAGACATTGGTTCCTCTTCGGT contains:
- the setd2 gene encoding histone-lysine N-methyltransferase SETD2 isoform X2; this translates as MSFSMDTLLKSEIREEGSGASVKVEGLSKAALIKSLSPRVMLSNHLLPKGTKMKVNLEDQGRQKVSFSFAQTKKPLPSSLFIPNNPDKSVTETHLALSPTSDKGGQNADIKTEQKQTTMVPPLRAQTLSQTSISPASKLKKDLSKMHFKKQILSVSVTEEEPMSVLPEEPQSFDLHNLQKSKSESIPEFPAPCPQSAASVHPSEISHNEVPETKTSPKKSASSSGKDGESPSCAENDKMVYKSKTRSQSERAPPGSESDGDSVQMSSSNKSVDSKSKTNSDSGSKVVKKSSSGSYVEEKEKSCSKRLEKHERSSSYSKSDRESRHASLRSFRSDKDRRRTRSRSRSRSRGSRTSSSHSRSERSRGDRGSRSERSYYHDSDRRSHRSSPRRERRHSRSRTDRTRDSSDSEDDYRKTKMRTSDSSRSSTYSSSHKESKSSFYAKSDKTSKSADSPRSSELDKRTQQSKSDRASKRPLDSDLQRKCSPDLEMCSRKSSSHHKSEANSKSSSSSIHSQSQINDKHQKNSSSDSEADHKRKEPDKSSALEDNCKNNQKKTDGSEIKQISPCKFSEINSGRHRQSEDIFYNPGKTPPCSRTTELCSRSEKEKSDCHQNENEHGDQTFKQMVSCADKSSQETCFELIETKSCVEAESDNGSDITSSESLKHLNATLENLTNVKESVLCNNQTHLYSNAVVLNSYSSNNDNSMIGQDKKVDDFSPGPTFLLAPTDKPVMSDVQQKSKPEVVEQEMHSTVDNQCGTSAPIKSDLSSFESESPVALEKQKLDTVKTSSSTTKKSRWDIVGQDNLDNDNSHKTVSVDRDSKPTVKRVISVKKIEFAKDKSQQNFDKDNIQRLIETHSKLLKQTEISHRVAGSDSMPVIKEYRDQREPFRESTSDHHCDIKLSVSEQLETEKSLHINNSPHVNNSEKMSWNGDDHEGKFMETVQRNKLSKRTAVNQDALVGQSEASDSDNSEYDSDCGEAIKRLHSVVVVPKNSSLTMETQDKGVSPCTPMNGPDLPNANGEGCLSTAYMETNVLYASGNDSSSNMLCQSQSNMIDSTSHSEGSSSISSQLYMTGHNSVLCNATAPSQCEQVQKQHFVNSRGEMYTYYQQGDFSNADNITDKNGFGLGWDFTQAEQPSSTYQQPDSSHGPHLLNTKLIGTSPREQELMQINASWNHRPSNIQTSRNPYLHVYEHYQDLSSEIHPDSLTNDDYSGDKPCNLSKTASECSDPGPSSFVQGHEISSNSRGSLVPDPPREVNFRPHRGRGPPKKRRPEIESDSDNEAEAGPAEKRERLQDDNVSKESHIKVEVQRPILTLQDFRDANKWREFAKSKKMPPYFDLIEENLYLTERKKSKSHRDIKRMQCECPVLPREERSRGALACGEDCLNRLLMIECSSRCLNGVYCSNRRFQMKQHADFDVILTEDKGWGLRAAKDLAPNTFVLEYCGEVLDHKEFKIRVKEYARNKNIHYYFMALKNNEIIDATLKGNCSRFMNHSCEPNCETQKWTVNGQLRVGFFTTKPVTAGTELTFDYQFQRYGKEAQKCFCGAPSCRGFLGGENRVSVRAAGGKMKKDRSRKSALTTVDEELEALLENGEGLYDEKQVVSLCRLMVRVETMEQKLICLKLIKDTQNSSCLKQFLDHHGLSLLWIFMVEISEAKGSNSNNIKLQLEIMKTLAVLPISTKNMLEESRVLTFIKRWAQTKTIPHPAEMDGYSSENTSRAQTPLNTPDGSSTKLGPELDGDATKPAVYRRLKIISENSLDSALSDASKASDGKEEEEEEDDDEDEESSPVGLPDSKQLKTEAESEATDPMKETIDESVEEEKQEETEINLSHHQPQAEEVKEEMELDLEQEIEKKDETTVCQADVELERPKASKQEPDSHEEQSSQVVKEKVELEVDTSTSKDLESGNQSIQTDVADLLPEQPSEDVDPQVETVETEEKPASANEGQTDVAVPSSEGPEANMTSEVKTTSVDPSVIGTPSQDEEEGVSDVESERSQEPQPSALDISSMAAKLLDSWKDLKEVYRIPKKSQVEKEAIDRNRDRDIALTPRTSSGSREREREQERERDRDYDRDRDRDWDRDRDRDRVSDKTPRSTERRRRRSSSPPSSYERASRRNEERFDPSNINKTPRGVVGKERNKLSTEERRKLFEQEVAQREAQKQQQLQQQQQQQLQTMVYDPALAYASSPGFITYPPGYPIQTFVDPSNPNAGKVLLPTPSTTPVSNLSQHITTASHQQYTQPAVAAEDAGVAVLSVPAQTAPAVQGQQSYTTLWDPNTQQTVTVQTQPAQQYATAPAQTPTQTAIYYQGQPCQTIYSIPTAYPQPSTPVIQAYTEPTAGYLHGQSVYPGHQQGVVVQQGGTVTTIVTSQTVQQEMIIPNNVIDLPPPSPPKPKTIILPPNWKVARDPEGKIYYYHIVTRQTQWDPPSWEGTSDSTSVDHESEMDLGTPTYDENPSKFSTKTAEADTSSELAKKSKETFRKEMSQFIVQCLNPYRKPDCKLGRINNTEDFKHLARKLTHGVMNKELKACNNPEDLECNENVKHKTKEYIKKYMQRFGSVYRPKEDTEVY
- the setd2 gene encoding histone-lysine N-methyltransferase SETD2 isoform X3 gives rise to the protein MSFSMDTLLKSEIREEGSGASVKVEGLSKAALIKSLSPRVMLSNHLLPKGTKMKVNLEDQGRQKVSFSFAQTKKPLPSSLFIPNNPDKSVTETHLALSPTSDKGGQNADIKTEQKQTTMVPPLRAQTLSQTSISPASKLKKDLSKMHFKKQILSVSVTEEEPMSVLPEEPQSFDLHNLQKSKSESIPEFPAPCPQSAASVHPSEISHNEVPETKTSPKKSASSSGKDGESPSCAENDKMVYKSKTRSQSERAPPGSESDGDSVQMSSSNKSVDSKSKTNSDSGSKVVKKSSSGSYVEEKEKSCSKRLEKHERSSSYSKSDRESRHASLRSFRSDKDRRRTRSRSRSRSRGSRTSSSHSRSERSRGDRGSRSERSYYHDSDRRSHRSSPRRERRHSRSRTDRTRDSSDSEDDYRKTKMRTSDSSRSSTYSSSHKESKSSFYAKSDKTSKSADSPRSSELDKRTQQSKSDRASKRPLDSDLQRKCSPDLEMCSRKSSSHHKSEANSKSSSSSIHSQSQINDKHQKNSSSDSEADHKRKEPDKSSALEDNCKNNQKKTDGSEIKQISPCKFSEINSGRHRQSEDIFYNPGKTPPCSRTTELCSRSEKEKSDCHQNENEHGDQTFKQMVSCADKSSQETCFELIETKSCVEAESDNGSDITSSESLKHLNATLENLTNVKESVLCNNQTHLYSNAVVLNSYSSNNDNSMIGQDKKVDDFSPGPTFLLAPTDKPVMSDVQQKSKPEVVEQEMHSTVDNQCGTSAPIKSDLSSFESESPVALEKQKLDTVKTSSSTTKKSRWDIVGQDNLDNDNSHKTVSVDRDSKPTVKRVISVKKIEFAKDKSQQNFDKDNIQRLIETHSKLLKQTEISHRVAGSDSMPVIKEYRDQREPFRESTSDHHCDIKLSVSEQLETEKSLHINNSPHVNNSEKMSWNGDDHEGKFMETVQRNKLSKRTAVNQDALVGQSEASDSDNSEYDSDCGEAIKRLHSVVVVPKNSSLTMETQDKGVSPCTPMNGPDLPNANGEGCLSTAYMETNVLYASGNDSSSNMLCQSQSNMIDSTSHSEGSSSISSQLYMTGHNSVLCNATAPSQCEQVQKQHFVNSRGEMYTYYQQGDFSNADNITDKNGFGLGWDFTQAEQPSSTYQQPDSSHGPHLLNTKLIGTSPREQELMQINASWNHRPSNIQTSRNPYLHVYEHYQDLSSEIHPDSLTNDDYSGDKPCNLSKTASECSDPGPSSFVQGHEISSNSRGSLVPDPPREVNFRPHRGRGPPKKRRPEIESDSDNEAEAGPAEKRERLQDDNVSKESHIKVEVQRPILTLQDFRDANKWREFAKSKKMPPYFDLIEENLYLTERKKSKSHRDIKRMQCECPVLPREERSRGALACGEDCLNRLLMIECSSRCLNGVYCSNRRFQMKQHADFDVILTEDKGWGLRAAKDLAPNTFVLEYCGEVLDHKEFKIRVKEYARNKNIHYYFMALKNNEIIDATLKGNCSRFMNHSCEPNCETQKWTVNGQLRVGFFTTKPVTAGTELTFDYQFQRYGKEAQKCFCGAPSCRGFLGGENRVSVRAAGGKMKKDRSRKSALTTVDEELEALLENGEGLYDEKQVVSLCRLMVRVETMEQKLICLKLIKDTQNSSCLKQFLDHHGLSLLWIFMVEISEAKGSNSNNIKLQLEIMKTLAVLPISTKNMLEESRVLTFIKRWAQTKTIPHPAEMDGYSSENTSRAQTPLNTPDGSSTKLGPELDGDATKPAVYRRLKIISENSLDSALSDASKASDGKEEEEEEDDDEDEESSPVGLPDSKQLKTEAESEATDPMKETIDESVEEEKQEETEINLSHHQPQAEEVKEEMELDLEQEIEKKDETTVCQADVELERPKASKQEPDSHEEQSSQVVKEKVELEVDTSTSKDLESGNQSIQTDVADLLPEQPSEDVDPQVETVETEEKPASANEGQTDVAVPSSEGPEANMTSEVKTTSVDPSVIGTPSQDEEEGVSDVESERSQEPQPSALDISSMAAKLLDSWKDLKEVYRIPKKSQVEKEAIDRNRDRDIALTPRTSSGSREREREQERERDRDYDRDRDRDWDRDRDRDRVSDKTPRSTERRRRRSSSPPSSYERASRRNEERFDPSNINKTPRGVVGKERNKLSTEERRKLFEQEVAQREAQKQQQLQQQQQQQLQTMVYDPALAYASSPGFITYPPGYPIQTFVDPSNPNAGKTTPVSNLSQHITTASHQQYTQPAVAAEDAGVAVLSVPAQTAPAVQGQQSYTTLWDPNTQQTVTVQTQPAQQYATAPAQTPTQTAIYYQGQPCQTIYSIPTAYPQPSTPVIQAYTEPTAGYLHGQSVYPGHQQGVVVQQGGTVTTIVTSQTVQQEMIIPNNVIDLPPPSPPKPKTIILPPNWKVARDPEGKIYYYHIVTRQTQWDPPSWEGTSDSTSVDHESEMDLGTPTYDENPSKFSTKTAEADTSSELAKKSKETFRKEMSQFIVQCLNPYRKPDCKLGRINNTEDFKHLARKLTHGVMNKELKACNNPEDLECNENVKHKTKEYIKKYMQRFGSVYRPKEDTEVY
- the setd2 gene encoding histone-lysine N-methyltransferase SETD2 isoform X1, translating into MSFSMDTLLKSEIREEGSGASVKVEGLSKAALIKSLSPRVMLSNHLLPKGTKMKVNLEDQGRQKVSFSFAQTKKPLPSSLFIPNNPDKSVTETHLALSPTSDKGGQNADIKTEQKQTTMVPPLRAQTLSQTSISPASKLKKDLSKMHFKKQILSVSVTEEEPMSVLPEEPQSFDLHNLQKSKSESIPEFPAPCPQSAASVHPSEISHNEVPETKTSPKKSASSSGKDGESPSCAENDKMVYKSKTRSQSERAPPGSESDGDSVQMSSSNKSVDSKSKTNSDSGSKVVKKSSSGSYVEEKEKSCSKRLEKHERSSSYSKSDRESRHASLRSFRSDKDRRRTRSRSRSRSRGSRTSSSHSRSERSRGDRGSRSERSYYHDSDRRSHRSSPRRERRHSRSRTDRTRDSSDSEDDYRKTKMRTSDSSRSSTYSSSHKESKSSFYAKSDKTSKSADSPRSSELDKRTQQSKSDRASKRPLDSDLQRKCSPDLEMCSRKSSSHHKSEANSKSSSSSIHSQSQINDKHQKNSSSDSEADHKRKEPDKSSALEDNCKNNQKKTDGSEIKQISPCKFSEINSGRHRQSEDIFYNPGKTPPCSRTTELCSRSEKEKSDCHQNENEHGDQTFKQMVSCADKSSQETCFELIETKSCVEAESDNGSDITSSESLKHLNATLENLTNVKESVLCNNQTHLYSNAVVLNSYSSNNDNSMIGQDKKVDDFSPGPTFLLAPTDKPVMSDVQQKSKPEVVEQEMHSTVDNQCGTSAPIKSDLSSFESESPVALEKQKLDTVKTSSSTTKKSRWDIVGQDNLDNDNSHKTVSVDRDSKPTVKRVISVKKIEFAKDKSQQNFDKDNIQRLIETHSKLLKQTEISHRVAGSDSMPVIKEYRDQREPFRESTSDHHCDIKLSVSEQLETEKSLHINNSPHVNNSEKMSWNGDDHEGKFMETVQRNKLSKRTAVNQDALVGQSEASDSDNSEYDSDCGEAIKRLHSVVVVPKNSSLTMETQDKGVSPCTPMNGPDLPNANGEGCLSTAYMETNVLYASGNDSSSNMLCQSQSNMIDSTSHSEGSSSISSQLYMTGHNSVLCNATAPSQCEQVQKQHFVNSRGEMYTYYQQGDFSNADNITDKNGFGLGWDFTQAEQPSSTYQQPDSSHGPHLLNTKLIGTSPREQELMQINASWNHRPSNIQTSRNPYLHVYEHYQDLSSEIHPDSLTNDDYSGDKPCNLSKTASECSDPGPSSFVQGHEISSNSRGSLVPDPPREVNFRPHRGRGPPKKRRPEIESDSDNEAEAGPAEKRERLQDDNVSKESHIKVEVQRPILTLQDFRDANKWREFAKSKKMPPYFDLIEENLYLTERKKSKSHRDIKRMQCECPVLPREERSRGALACGEDCLNRLLMIECSSRCLNGVYCSNRRFQMKQHADFDVILTEDKGWGLRAAKDLAPNTFVLEYCGEVLDHKEFKIRVKEYARNKNIHYYFMALKNNEIIDATLKGNCSRFMNHSCEPNCETQKWTVNGQLRVGFFTTKPVTAGTELTFDYQFQRYGKEAQKCFCGAPSCRGFLGGENRVSVRAAGGKMKKDRSRKSALTTVDEELEALLENGEGLYDEKQVVSLCRLMVRVETMEQKLICLKLIKDTQNSSCLKQFLDHHGLSLLWIFMVEISEAKGSNSNNIKLQLEIMKTLAVLPISTKNMLEESRVLTFIKRWAQTKTIPHPAEMDGYSSENTSRAQTPLNTPDGSSTKLGPELDGDATKPAVYRRLKIISENSLDSALSDASKASDGKEEEEEEDDDEDEESSPVGLPDSKQLKTEAESEATDPMKETIDESVEEEKQEETEINLSHHQPQAEEVKEEMELDLEQEIEKKDETTVCQADVELERPKASKQEPDSHEEQSSQVVKEKVELEVDTSTSKDLESGNQSIQTDVADLLPEQPSEDVDPQVETVETEEKPASANEGQTDVAVPSSEGPEANMTSEVKTTSVDPSVIGTPSQDEEEGVSDVESERSQEPQPSALDISSMAAKLLDSWKDLKEVYRIPKKSQVEKEAIDRNRDRDIALTPRTSSGSREREREQERERDRDYDRDRDRDWDRDRDRDRVSDKTPRSTERRRRRSSSPPSSYERASRRNEERFDPSNINKTPRGVVGKERNKLSTEERRKLFEQEVAQREAQKQQQLQQQQQQQLQTMVYDPALAYASSPGFITYPPGYPIQTFVDPSNPNAGKVLLPTPSVEPSLTYEETAPQRLISDLVLTSPSSTSQTTPVSNLSQHITTASHQQYTQPAVAAEDAGVAVLSVPAQTAPAVQGQQSYTTLWDPNTQQTVTVQTQPAQQYATAPAQTPTQTAIYYQGQPCQTIYSIPTAYPQPSTPVIQAYTEPTAGYLHGQSVYPGHQQGVVVQQGGTVTTIVTSQTVQQEMIIPNNVIDLPPPSPPKPKTIILPPNWKVARDPEGKIYYYHIVTRQTQWDPPSWEGTSDSTSVDHESEMDLGTPTYDENPSKFSTKTAEADTSSELAKKSKETFRKEMSQFIVQCLNPYRKPDCKLGRINNTEDFKHLARKLTHGVMNKELKACNNPEDLECNENVKHKTKEYIKKYMQRFGSVYRPKEDTEVY